From the Halichoerus grypus chromosome 3, mHalGry1.hap1.1, whole genome shotgun sequence genome, one window contains:
- the ANAPC4 gene encoding anaphase-promoting complex subunit 4 isoform X1, whose translation MLRFPTCFPSFRVVGEKQLPQEIIFLVWSPKRDLIALANTAGEVLLHRLASFHRVWSFPPNENTGKEVTCLAWRPDGKLLAFALADTKKIVLCDVEKPESLHSFSVEAPVSCMHWMEVTAESSVLTSFYNAEDESNLLLPKLPTLPKNYSNTSKIFSEENSDEIIKLLGDVRLNILVLGGSSGFIELYAYGMFKIARVTGIVGTCLALCLSSDLKSLSVVTEVSAGSASEVSYFQLETNLLYSFLPEVTRMARKFTHISALLQYINLSLTCMCEAWEEILMQMDSRLTKFVQEKSTTTSVQDEFMHLLLWGKASAELQTLLMNQLTVKGLKKLGQSIESSYSSIQKLVISHLQSGSESLLYHLSELKGMASWKQKYEPLGLDAAGIEDAITAVGSFILKANELLQVIDSSMKNFKAFFRWLYVAMLRMTEDHVLPELNKMTQKDITFVAEFLTEHFNEAPDLYNRKGKYFNVEKVGQYLKDEDDDLVSPPNTEGNQWYDFLQNSNHLKESPLLFPYYPRKSLHFVKRRMENIIDLCLQKPADVIGKSMNQAICIPLYRDARSQDCTRRLFKFPFLWNNKTSNLHYLLFTILEDSLYKMCILRRHTDISQSVSNGLIAVKFGSFTYATTEKVRRSAYSCLDAQFYDDETVTVVLKDTVGREGRDRLLVQLPLSSVYNGEDASEYQFTGAYSTRLDEQCSAIPTRTMHFEKHWRLLESMKAQYVAGNGFRKVSCVLSSNLRHVRVFEMDIDDEWELDESSDEEEEASNKPVKIKEEVLSESEAENPQARAAAAAPDVVIKVEKLDPELDS comes from the exons ATGTTGCGTTTTCCGACCTGTTTTCCGTCCTTCCGGGTGGTGGGAGAGAAGCAGCTGCCGCAGGAGATCATTTTCCTGGTCTGGTCACCCAAGCGGGATCTCATCGCTTTGGCCAACACGGCGGGCGAG GTTTTACTTCACCGACTTGCAAGTTTTCATCGAGTTTGGAGTTTTCCAccaaatgaaaatacaggaaagGAAGTGACCTGTCTGGCTTGGAGACCAGATGGCAAAC ttttggcctTTGCTCTTGCGGACACCAAGAAAATCGTTTTGTGCGATGTAGAGAAACCTGAAAGCTTGCACTCCTTCTCTGTGGAGGCCCCAGTGTCTTGTATGCATTGGATGGAAGTGACTGCAGAAAGCAG tgttcTAACATCCTTTTATAATGCTGAGGATGAATCAAATCTTCTCTTACCTAAACTACCTACCCTGCCAAAAAA ttACAGCAACACCTCAAAAATTTTTAG tgaaGAAAATTCTGATGAAATTATTAAGCTTTTGGGAGACGTCAG GCTTAATATTCTTGTCCTCGGAGGAAGCTCTGGATTTATCGAGCTTTATGCGTATGGAATGTTCAAAATTGCTCGAGTCACGGGG ATCGTTGGTACTTGTCTTGCATTGTGTTTATCCAGTGATTTGAAATCATTGTCAGTGGTCACAGAGGTTTCTGCTGGCAGTGCTTCGGAGGTCTCATACTTCCAG cTTGAAACCAATCTATTGTACTCTTTCTTACCTGAAGTAACTCGGATGGCTAGAAAGTTTACTCACATTTCAGCACTTTTACAG TATATAAATTTGTCACTAACGTGTATGTGTGAAGCCTGGGAAGAAATACTGATGCAGATGGATTCTCGTCTCACCAAGTTTGTACAG GAGAAGAGCACAACCACGTCTGTGCAAGATGAATTCATGCACTTGCTGTTATGGGGGAAAGCAAG TGCTGAACTTCAGACCCTCTTAATGAACCAGTTAACAGTAAAG GGCTTAAAGAAGCTTGGCCAGTCTATAGAGTCATCATATTCTAGTATACAAAAATTGGTTATAAGTCACTTACAGAG TGGCTCCGAGTCTTTATTATACCATTTGAGTGAACTGAAAGGAATGGCTTCGTGGAAGCAAAAATATGAACCTCTTGGACTAGATGCTGCAGGAATTGAAG ATGCTATTACCGCTGTGGGTTCTTTCATACTCAAGGCAAATGAACTTCTTCA agTTATAGATAGTAGTATGAAAAACTTCAAAGCGTTTTTTCGCTGGCTTTATGTGG CAATGTTGAGAATGACGGAGGACCATGTGCTTCCGGAGCTGAATAAG ATGACTCAAAAAGATATCACGTTTGTTGCCGAATTTCTTACTGAACATTTCAATGAG GCTCCAGACCTTTATAACCgaaaaggaaaatactttaaTGTTGAAAAAGTTGGTCAG TACTTGAAGGATGAAGATGATGATCTCGTGTCACCGCCTAATACAGAAGGAAACCAGTGGTatgattttcttcaaaatagCAACCACCTTAAAG AAAGTCCTTTGCTGTTTCCATATTATCCTCGAAAATCATTGCATTTTGTGAAAAGGCGGATGGAGAACATTATTGACCTGTGCTTGCAAAAACCAGCA gATGTCATTGGAAAATCGATGAATCAAGCAATCTGTATTCCATTATATAGGGATGCTAGAAG tcaGGACTGTACACGCAGATTATTCAAATTTCCCTTCCT gtgGAATAATAAAACCTCAAATCTACATTATCttctttttactattttagaAGATTCACTTTATAAAATGTGCATCTTAAGGAGACATACTGATATTTCCCA ATCTGTAAGTAACGGTCTAATTGCTGTTAAGTTTGGGAGCTTCACATATGCTACAACCGAAAAAGTGAGAAGAAG TGCCTACAGCTGCTTAGACGCGCAGTTTTATGATGATGAGACCGTAACAGTAGTTCTGAAAGACACTGTGGGGCGCGAAGGGAGAGATAGACTCCTGGTCCAGTTGCCGTTGTCTTCGGTGTATAACGGCGAGGACGCTTCAGAGTATCAGTTCACTGGGGCGTACTCCACAAG GCTAGATGAACAGTGCAGTGCTATTCCCACACGTACCATGCATTTTGAGAAGCATTGGCGATTACTGGAAAGTATGAAAGCTCAGTATGTTGCTGGGAATGGTTTTCGCAAAGTGTCCTGTGTG TTAAGCTCAAACCTCCGTCATGTAAGAGTATTTGAAATGGACATAGATGATGAATGGGAGCTTGATGAGTCTTCGGATGAAGAGGAGGAAGCCAGTAATAAGCCCGTGAAGATAAAGGAAGAGGTGCTGTCGGAGTCGGAGGCGGAGAACCCGCAGGCCAGAGCTGCTGCCGCGGCTC
- the ANAPC4 gene encoding anaphase-promoting complex subunit 4 isoform X2: MLRFPTCFPSFRVVGEKQLPQEIIFLVWSPKRDLIALANTAGEVLLHRLASFHRVWSFPPNENTGKEVTCLAWRPDGKLLAFALADTKKIVLCDVEKPESLHSFSVEAPVSCMHWMEVTAESSVLTSFYNAEDESNLLLPKLPTLPKNYSNTSKIFSEENSDEIIKLLGDVRLNILVLGGSSGFIELYAYGMFKIARVTGIVGTCLALCLSSDLKSLSVVTEVSAGSASEVSYFQLETNLLYSFLPEVTRMARKFTHISALLQYINLSLTCMCEAWEEILMQMDSRLTKFVQEKSTTTSVQDEFMHLLLWGKASAELQTLLMNQLTVKGLKKLGQSIESSYSSIQKLVISHLQSGSESLLYHLSELKGMASWKQKYEPLGLDAAGIEDAITAVGSFILKANELLQVIDSSMKNFKAFFRWLYVAMLRMTEDHVLPELNKMTQKDITFVAEFLTEHFNEAPDLYNRKGKYFNVEKVGQYLKDEDDDLVSPPNTEGNQWYDFLQNSNHLKESPLLFPYYPRKSLHFVKRRMENIIDLCLQKPADVIGKSMNQAICIPLYRDARSQDCTRRLFKFPFLWNNKTSNLHYLLFTILEDSLYKMCILRRHTDISQSVSNGLIAVKFGSFTYATTEKVRRSAYSCLDAQFYDDETVTVVLKDTVGREGRDRLLVQLPLSSVYNGEDASEYQFTGAYSTREKIAFSFRGWFFPSPG; this comes from the exons ATGTTGCGTTTTCCGACCTGTTTTCCGTCCTTCCGGGTGGTGGGAGAGAAGCAGCTGCCGCAGGAGATCATTTTCCTGGTCTGGTCACCCAAGCGGGATCTCATCGCTTTGGCCAACACGGCGGGCGAG GTTTTACTTCACCGACTTGCAAGTTTTCATCGAGTTTGGAGTTTTCCAccaaatgaaaatacaggaaagGAAGTGACCTGTCTGGCTTGGAGACCAGATGGCAAAC ttttggcctTTGCTCTTGCGGACACCAAGAAAATCGTTTTGTGCGATGTAGAGAAACCTGAAAGCTTGCACTCCTTCTCTGTGGAGGCCCCAGTGTCTTGTATGCATTGGATGGAAGTGACTGCAGAAAGCAG tgttcTAACATCCTTTTATAATGCTGAGGATGAATCAAATCTTCTCTTACCTAAACTACCTACCCTGCCAAAAAA ttACAGCAACACCTCAAAAATTTTTAG tgaaGAAAATTCTGATGAAATTATTAAGCTTTTGGGAGACGTCAG GCTTAATATTCTTGTCCTCGGAGGAAGCTCTGGATTTATCGAGCTTTATGCGTATGGAATGTTCAAAATTGCTCGAGTCACGGGG ATCGTTGGTACTTGTCTTGCATTGTGTTTATCCAGTGATTTGAAATCATTGTCAGTGGTCACAGAGGTTTCTGCTGGCAGTGCTTCGGAGGTCTCATACTTCCAG cTTGAAACCAATCTATTGTACTCTTTCTTACCTGAAGTAACTCGGATGGCTAGAAAGTTTACTCACATTTCAGCACTTTTACAG TATATAAATTTGTCACTAACGTGTATGTGTGAAGCCTGGGAAGAAATACTGATGCAGATGGATTCTCGTCTCACCAAGTTTGTACAG GAGAAGAGCACAACCACGTCTGTGCAAGATGAATTCATGCACTTGCTGTTATGGGGGAAAGCAAG TGCTGAACTTCAGACCCTCTTAATGAACCAGTTAACAGTAAAG GGCTTAAAGAAGCTTGGCCAGTCTATAGAGTCATCATATTCTAGTATACAAAAATTGGTTATAAGTCACTTACAGAG TGGCTCCGAGTCTTTATTATACCATTTGAGTGAACTGAAAGGAATGGCTTCGTGGAAGCAAAAATATGAACCTCTTGGACTAGATGCTGCAGGAATTGAAG ATGCTATTACCGCTGTGGGTTCTTTCATACTCAAGGCAAATGAACTTCTTCA agTTATAGATAGTAGTATGAAAAACTTCAAAGCGTTTTTTCGCTGGCTTTATGTGG CAATGTTGAGAATGACGGAGGACCATGTGCTTCCGGAGCTGAATAAG ATGACTCAAAAAGATATCACGTTTGTTGCCGAATTTCTTACTGAACATTTCAATGAG GCTCCAGACCTTTATAACCgaaaaggaaaatactttaaTGTTGAAAAAGTTGGTCAG TACTTGAAGGATGAAGATGATGATCTCGTGTCACCGCCTAATACAGAAGGAAACCAGTGGTatgattttcttcaaaatagCAACCACCTTAAAG AAAGTCCTTTGCTGTTTCCATATTATCCTCGAAAATCATTGCATTTTGTGAAAAGGCGGATGGAGAACATTATTGACCTGTGCTTGCAAAAACCAGCA gATGTCATTGGAAAATCGATGAATCAAGCAATCTGTATTCCATTATATAGGGATGCTAGAAG tcaGGACTGTACACGCAGATTATTCAAATTTCCCTTCCT gtgGAATAATAAAACCTCAAATCTACATTATCttctttttactattttagaAGATTCACTTTATAAAATGTGCATCTTAAGGAGACATACTGATATTTCCCA ATCTGTAAGTAACGGTCTAATTGCTGTTAAGTTTGGGAGCTTCACATATGCTACAACCGAAAAAGTGAGAAGAAG TGCCTACAGCTGCTTAGACGCGCAGTTTTATGATGATGAGACCGTAACAGTAGTTCTGAAAGACACTGTGGGGCGCGAAGGGAGAGATAGACTCCTGGTCCAGTTGCCGTTGTCTTCGGTGTATAACGGCGAGGACGCTTCAGAGTATCAGTTCACTGGGGCGTACTCCACAAG GGAGAAGATCGCCTTTTCATTCCGGGGTTGGTTTTTCCCCTCTCCAGGCTAG